A single Novosphingobium sp. SL115 DNA region contains:
- a CDS encoding DHA2 family efflux MFS transporter permease subunit → MSATNADTPPIVSRNRALMLLGTMAAMVMYTLDTTIANVALPHMTASLSATQDTITWVLTSYVLASAVALPLAGWLVDRLGIRMMMLASVLLFTVASMLCGVAQSLEQMVLFRILQGLAGAFLSPLAQTVTLDSSTAAERPRMMAIYTQGVMLGPITGPIIGGYLTDNFDWRWVFYVNLPVGIACFVLLLLYLPKTPTRERKVDFTGWLLVALTVSAVQLILDRGLTLDWFASAEIVTYAVVAVACCWLALFHLGGSPNPLFPMALFRDRNFTVGLAFMFLIGLVMMSVMALLPGLLQQIYGYTPYQAGLLLAPRGIGMLASITLFGRFMAKVDARALLALGLSMMGASMWMMTGWSIEMPRTPIVMAGLLQGLGLSFTFMPMNLISFATLAPQYRTDASSLGNLMRNLGSSIGISAASVELARNIQINHAELGAHVTRTLVPFNLDRITAYGGAGEAMLRVMDGMVNQQAAMIAYLNDFYAMAVACFVAIPLLFLVKTGKPGGR, encoded by the coding sequence GTGTCGGCAACTAACGCCGATACCCCGCCTATCGTATCGCGCAATCGCGCGTTGATGCTGCTGGGCACGATGGCGGCAATGGTGATGTACACGTTGGACACCACCATTGCCAACGTCGCGCTGCCGCATATGACGGCATCGCTCAGCGCCACGCAGGACACCATCACATGGGTTCTGACCAGCTATGTGCTGGCTTCTGCCGTGGCGCTGCCGCTGGCAGGCTGGCTGGTGGACCGGCTGGGCATACGCATGATGATGCTGGCATCGGTGCTGCTGTTCACCGTGGCATCCATGTTGTGCGGCGTGGCGCAAAGCCTTGAACAGATGGTGCTGTTCCGCATCCTTCAGGGGCTTGCCGGTGCGTTCCTTTCGCCACTGGCGCAAACCGTGACGCTGGATTCCAGCACGGCGGCGGAACGACCCCGGATGATGGCGATCTATACCCAGGGGGTCATGCTGGGACCGATCACCGGCCCGATCATCGGCGGTTACCTGACCGACAATTTCGACTGGCGCTGGGTGTTTTACGTCAACCTGCCGGTCGGCATCGCCTGTTTTGTGCTGCTGCTGCTCTATCTGCCCAAGACGCCCACGCGCGAACGCAAGGTGGATTTCACCGGCTGGCTGCTGGTCGCGCTGACCGTTTCGGCGGTGCAGCTCATCCTTGACCGGGGGCTGACGCTGGACTGGTTCGCATCGGCTGAAATCGTGACATATGCGGTGGTCGCGGTGGCGTGCTGCTGGCTGGCGCTGTTCCACTTGGGCGGCAGCCCCAATCCGCTGTTCCCGATGGCGCTGTTCCGTGACCGCAATTTCACCGTCGGCCTTGCCTTCATGTTCCTGATCGGGCTGGTGATGATGTCGGTCATGGCGCTGCTGCCGGGGCTGCTCCAACAGATCTATGGCTATACCCCCTATCAGGCGGGCCTGCTGCTGGCCCCGCGCGGCATCGGGATGCTGGCGTCGATCACCCTGTTCGGGCGGTTCATGGCCAAAGTGGATGCGCGCGCGCTGCTGGCGCTGGGCCTGTCGATGATGGGTGCATCGATGTGGATGATGACCGGCTGGTCAATAGAAATGCCGCGCACACCCATAGTCATGGCAGGTCTGCTGCAGGGGCTGGGGCTCAGCTTCACATTCATGCCGATGAACCTGATTTCGTTCGCCACGCTGGCTCCGCAATACCGCACCGATGCGTCCAGCCTTGGCAACCTGATGCGCAATCTGGGATCGTCCATCGGCATTTCGGCGGCATCGGTGGAACTGGCGCGCAATATCCAGATCAACCATGCCGAACTGGGCGCCCACGTTACCCGCACCCTGGTCCCGTTCAATCTGGATCGTATCACCGCCTATGGCGGCGCGGGCGAGGCCATGCTGCGGGTGATGGACGGCATGGTTAACCAGCAGGCCGCGATGATAGCCTATCTCAACGACTTTTACGCCATGGCGGTGGCCTGCTTCGTGGCCATCCCGCTGCTGTTTCTGGTGAAGACCGGCAAACCCGGCGGACGATAA
- a CDS encoding HlyD family secretion protein, translated as MAEADPFPPQDATINTKRKSRTRPLLMALGPVVAVAAGLWYWFGQPGEVETDNAYIKQDIVSVGGEVSGLVTQVNVRENQHVKAGDVLFAIDPSSFAAAVRQADAQIATAQARITAMQSDVTAKAAELAAARDDLALAQANHAREKALMDKGFNTRARMDAAQHAVAVARDRIGAIQAEVEQARAQLAQGSQVPGVDPAIAAAQAARARATLDVNRTVVRAPAAGVVTQVTRLQVGQMVFPGAPMLSIVRDGGARIEANFKETDLNHMRPGQPAEIRIDAYPGLKLKGRVESIGAGTGSEFSVLPAQNATGNWVKVIQRVPVRIAIDGKSERPLIAGLSADVTVRVGN; from the coding sequence ATGGCTGAAGCCGATCCTTTCCCGCCGCAGGATGCCACCATCAACACCAAGCGCAAAAGCCGCACCCGCCCGCTGTTGATGGCGCTTGGCCCGGTTGTCGCAGTGGCGGCGGGCCTGTGGTACTGGTTCGGCCAGCCGGGCGAAGTGGAAACCGATAATGCCTATATCAAGCAGGATATCGTGTCGGTCGGTGGGGAAGTGTCCGGCCTTGTCACGCAGGTCAACGTCCGCGAAAACCAGCATGTAAAGGCGGGCGATGTGCTGTTTGCCATCGATCCGTCCAGCTTTGCCGCTGCCGTACGGCAGGCCGATGCGCAGATTGCCACGGCGCAGGCCCGCATCACCGCCATGCAATCCGACGTGACAGCCAAAGCCGCCGAACTTGCCGCCGCGCGCGATGATCTGGCGCTGGCTCAGGCCAATCATGCCCGCGAAAAAGCGCTGATGGACAAGGGCTTCAACACCCGCGCCCGCATGGATGCGGCGCAACATGCCGTGGCCGTGGCGCGCGACCGGATCGGCGCGATTCAGGCGGAAGTGGAACAGGCCCGCGCGCAACTGGCCCAAGGATCGCAAGTGCCGGGCGTGGACCCGGCCATTGCCGCTGCACAGGCCGCCCGCGCCAGAGCCACGCTGGACGTAAACCGCACCGTTGTCCGCGCGCCTGCCGCTGGCGTGGTGACGCAGGTTACCAGGCTTCAGGTGGGGCAGATGGTGTTCCCCGGCGCGCCGATGCTGTCGATCGTGCGCGATGGCGGCGCGCGGATAGAGGCGAACTTCAAGGAAACCGACCTTAACCACATGCGCCCCGGCCAGCCTGCGGAAATTCGCATCGATGCCTATCCGGGGCTGAAGCTGAAAGGCCGGGTTGAATCCATCGGCGCGGGCACGGGATCGGAATTTTCCGTCCTTCCCGCGCAAAACGCCACCGGCAACTGGGTGAAAGTCATCCAGCGCGTGCCCGTACGTATTGCCATTGACGGCAAATCGGAGCGTCCGCTGATTGCGGGCCTGAGCGCGGATGTGACCGTCCGTGTCGGCAACTAA
- a CDS encoding MarR family winged helix-turn-helix transcriptional regulator, with translation MAFLSSDVGRLFRKRFAASARQFGVTGPQWRALAAIQRVPGTTQGALAAWLEVEAITAGRMIDRLEKLGLVERRDDPADRRRWQLYLTPNAEDLMQRMSGCARQVLDDAVAGFAPDEQAQLLALLDRVRANLSDETPPAETKQSHG, from the coding sequence GTGGCCTTCTTGTCATCTGATGTCGGGCGGCTGTTCCGCAAACGGTTTGCCGCAAGCGCGCGCCAGTTTGGCGTCACCGGTCCGCAATGGCGCGCGTTGGCCGCCATTCAGCGCGTGCCGGGCACCACGCAGGGCGCGCTGGCCGCATGGCTGGAAGTGGAAGCGATCACCGCCGGGCGCATGATTGACCGGCTGGAAAAGCTGGGCCTTGTCGAACGGCGCGACGATCCGGCTGATCGGCGGCGCTGGCAGCTTTACCTCACCCCCAATGCCGAAGACCTGATGCAGCGCATGTCGGGCTGCGCGCGGCAGGTGCTGGACGATGCCGTGGCCGGTTTTGCGCCCGACGAACAGGCACAGTTGCTGGCCCTGCTTGACCGGGTCCGCGCCAATCTTTCCGACGAAACTCCACCAGCAGAAACGAAGCAGAGCCATGGCTGA
- a CDS encoding acyl-CoA dehydrogenase family protein, producing MGMFDGMFGTGLDAARSYRDEARAALATRLADRRIDDEQRAAHGFAWVATAVASLEAVAGWLERSGGANPLDRAVAHLAFAETLAQIVGGLPMGQNELARPADLGLGPAARRLGNAVADFIDADHAPLRAQVAEALAQGHWPSETFHDPDLDAIRDQFRRFTDAQILPHAHKWHLANDLIPDATVAAMADLGTFGVCIPEQFGGLGLGKLVMCLVTEELSRGWIGAGSLGTRSEIAGELIVLGGTDAQKARWLPAIASGTVLPTAVFTEPDTGSDLGSLQTRARRDGDGWVIDGAKTWITHAARSDLMTMLVRTLPDARGYAGLSMLLVPKPRGVDGDAFPAPGMSGSEIEVLGYRGMREYALQFDAMRAPGDALLGGEEGQGFKQLMRTFEGARIQTAARAVGVARRALELGLDYAQGRKQFGKAIVHFPRVADKLAMSLVDMVTARELTYAAARAKDMGKRCDIEAGMAKLLAARAAWSNADAALQIHGGNGYAMEYEISRVLCDARILNIFEGAGEIQAQVIARGLLEGRN from the coding sequence ATGGGGATGTTCGACGGTATGTTCGGCACGGGGCTGGATGCGGCGCGCAGCTATCGCGATGAGGCGCGCGCAGCGCTGGCCACGCGGCTGGCGGACCGCCGGATCGATGATGAACAGCGCGCCGCCCACGGTTTTGCCTGGGTGGCGACGGCGGTGGCATCGCTGGAAGCGGTGGCGGGATGGCTGGAGCGGTCGGGCGGCGCAAACCCGCTGGACCGGGCCGTGGCGCATCTCGCCTTTGCTGAAACGCTGGCGCAGATCGTTGGCGGATTGCCGATGGGGCAGAATGAACTGGCGCGGCCTGCCGACCTTGGCCTTGGGCCTGCGGCGCGGCGGCTGGGCAATGCGGTGGCGGACTTTATCGATGCCGACCATGCGCCGCTGCGGGCGCAAGTGGCGGAAGCGCTGGCGCAAGGGCACTGGCCGTCCGAAACCTTTCACGATCCTGATCTTGATGCCATCCGCGACCAGTTTCGCCGCTTTACCGATGCGCAAATCCTGCCCCATGCGCACAAGTGGCATCTGGCCAATGATCTGATCCCCGATGCCACGGTGGCGGCCATGGCGGATCTTGGCACATTTGGCGTGTGCATTCCTGAACAGTTTGGCGGGCTGGGCCTTGGCAAGCTGGTGATGTGTCTGGTCACAGAAGAGCTGTCGCGCGGGTGGATTGGTGCAGGCTCGCTTGGCACGCGGTCCGAAATTGCGGGCGAGTTGATTGTGCTGGGCGGGACCGATGCGCAAAAGGCGCGCTGGCTGCCTGCCATCGCCAGCGGCACCGTGCTGCCAACGGCGGTGTTTACCGAACCCGATACCGGGTCAGACCTTGGATCGTTGCAGACGCGCGCGCGGCGTGACGGTGATGGCTGGGTGATCGACGGGGCCAAGACATGGATCACCCACGCCGCCCGGTCAGACCTGATGACCATGCTGGTGCGCACTTTGCCTGATGCCAGGGGCTATGCCGGGCTGTCGATGCTGCTGGTGCCCAAGCCGCGCGGGGTGGATGGCGATGCTTTCCCCGCACCGGGCATGAGCGGTAGCGAGATCGAGGTGCTGGGCTATCGCGGAATGCGCGAATATGCCTTGCAGTTCGATGCGATGCGCGCGCCCGGCGATGCCCTGCTGGGCGGGGAAGAAGGGCAGGGCTTCAAGCAGTTGATGCGCACGTTCGAAGGCGCGCGGATACAGACTGCCGCCCGCGCGGTGGGTGTGGCGCGGCGCGCGCTGGAACTGGGGCTGGACTATGCGCAGGGGCGCAAGCAGTTCGGCAAGGCGATTGTCCATTTCCCTCGCGTGGCCGACAAACTGGCGATGAGCCTTGTCGACATGGTGACCGCGCGCGAACTGACTTATGCCGCCGCGCGGGCCAAGGACATGGGCAAACGCTGCGACATTGAAGCGGGCATGGCCAAGCTGTTGGCGGCGCGCGCGGCGTGGAGCAATGCCGATGCCGCGTTGCAGATTCACGGCGGCAATGGTTATGCCATGGAATATGAAATCAGCCGTGTCCTGTGCGATGCGCGCATTCTGAACATCTTTGAAGGCGCGGGCGAAATTCAGGCGCAGGTGATCGCGCGCGGGCTTTTGGAAGGGCGCAACTGA
- a CDS encoding FAS1-like dehydratase domain-containing protein: protein MQAWIGRQERRTDRVDAGLAARWLATLDRAMPADGTMPQGLHWCLCLPDAPTARLGPDGHPLRDDSTDSFLPPVPLPRRMWAGSKVEFFAPLHVGEAVERVSTIAAITEKHGGSGVLVFVDIAHETHGQSGLCLREVQSVVYRDAAPAGAAPVPPALGDGAFDPAPWAAHRVVTPTEALLLRYSALTFNAHRIHYDLPYATGAEGYRGLVVHGPLTATLLLDLARRELGDGALRSFAFRGLSPAVCGEALHLVMRRGDDGALELAAFAADGRQVMSASATAC from the coding sequence ATGCAGGCGTGGATTGGCAGGCAGGAACGGCGAACCGACCGGGTGGACGCAGGCCTTGCCGCACGCTGGCTGGCCACGCTGGACCGGGCCATGCCTGCCGATGGCACCATGCCGCAAGGGCTGCACTGGTGCCTGTGCCTGCCCGATGCGCCCACCGCGCGGTTGGGGCCGGACGGGCATCCGTTGCGCGATGACAGCACCGACAGCTTTCTGCCGCCGGTGCCCCTGCCGCGCCGGATGTGGGCGGGCAGCAAGGTGGAGTTCTTCGCGCCGCTGCATGTGGGCGAGGCGGTGGAGCGGGTTTCGACCATTGCTGCCATCACCGAAAAACACGGCGGCAGCGGCGTTTTGGTGTTCGTGGACATCGCGCATGAAACGCATGGGCAAAGCGGGCTGTGCCTGCGCGAAGTGCAAAGCGTGGTCTATCGCGATGCTGCGCCCGCTGGTGCAGCGCCGGTGCCGCCCGCATTGGGTGACGGCGCGTTCGATCCCGCACCATGGGCCGCGCATCGGGTGGTGACACCCACCGAAGCGCTGTTGCTGCGCTATTCCGCGCTGACCTTCAACGCCCACCGCATCCATTACGATCTACCTTATGCCACCGGCGCGGAAGGCTATCGCGGGCTGGTGGTGCATGGTCCGCTGACGGCGACGCTACTGCTCGACCTTGCCCGGCGCGAACTGGGTGACGGGGCCTTGCGCAGCTTTGCCTTCCGCGGCCTGTCGCCCGCGGTCTGTGGTGAAGCGCTGCATCTTGTGATGCGGCGTGGCGATGATGGCGCGCTGGAACTCGCAGCCTTTGCCGCAGACGGGCGGCAGGTGATGAGCGCAAGCGCGACTGCCTGCTAA
- a CDS encoding GntR family transcriptional regulator, with translation MEDRSPEPDPATGPRGPSAVQIADWVRQRIRTGRFVPGQRLVEVDIIRQMGASRSRVREALKRLEGEGLVLIEEFRGASVRSSSMAEVRQIYRARMALEGMAAHDFTLDADQTTRARLVALQDELDTCVRENAPERFGRLNTEWHRLIVEGSGNAVIAEHLQRLNVPIHRLLFESFYDEERLRTANADHQAMVALIMAGDAEGAEKAMRSHIAEGFKTLARIEDEFYS, from the coding sequence ATGGAAGACCGTTCGCCCGAACCAGACCCCGCCACTGGCCCGCGCGGCCCCTCTGCGGTGCAGATTGCTGATTGGGTGCGCCAGCGCATCCGCACCGGGCGGTTTGTGCCGGGGCAGCGGCTGGTGGAAGTGGACATCATTCGCCAGATGGGCGCCAGCCGATCGCGCGTTCGCGAAGCACTGAAACGGCTGGAAGGCGAAGGACTGGTCCTGATCGAGGAATTTCGCGGCGCTTCGGTGCGCAGTTCATCGATGGCTGAAGTGCGTCAGATCTATCGCGCGCGTATGGCGCTGGAAGGCATGGCCGCGCACGATTTCACGCTCGACGCCGATCAGACCACCCGCGCCCGCCTTGTCGCGCTTCAGGATGAACTGGACACCTGCGTCCGCGAAAACGCGCCCGAACGCTTTGGCCGGTTGAACACCGAATGGCACCGGCTGATCGTCGAAGGATCGGGCAATGCGGTAATCGCCGAACACCTGCAACGGCTGAACGTGCCGATCCACCGCCTGCTGTTTGAAAGCTTTTACGACGAGGAACGCCTGCGCACCGCCAATGCCGACCATCAGGCCATGGTTGCGCTTATCATGGCGGGCGATGCCGAAGGCGCGGAAAAGGCCATGCGCAGCCACATTGCCGAAGGATTCAAGACGCTGGCCCGGATCGAGGACGAGTTTTACAGCTGA
- a CDS encoding CocE/NonD family hydrolase, producing the protein MTALRSMIGAAAVAGVLCAPTVSMAQSYPDVVRTSAYVSVRDGTRLAVNIYRPAKGDVAETARLPVIFSFSPYRARYVEKDGKVVELALGDRLALRSLIRAGYVVATADIRGKGASFGHRRGFQDRTEARDGYDLVEWLAKQPFATGKVGMIGCSYLGGTTFQTATTAPPSLKAVFVGASDLDKYAFVRRGGIPAQFNTRPDEPAEVDLASVPVDADADGAMLKAAVAQHAANTPMAGLWYGMPHRDSVSSFTGNAFWEEVGVYNYLDAIRKSGVATYFWSNWQDEPTAQSVLSAANLPGAKFLAGPGSHCVPPPGFDFAGEVTRYFDHYLKGAANGIDKAPRATYWLEGLDGKGGYVRSALLPGEGAKPLSWYPGAGRSGTARSANDGVLTATANGAGADSFAVNYTLPDPEYFAFWAQPMDDKGLSYTSAPLGKPLKLVGFPIARLTVSADRSDANVFVYLDQVDNAGKAEVVAFGRLALSHRKEGKAPYQTLGLPYHSGLGADVAPVRPGEKVRLNIDMTPISRIVPKGARLRLTVTGADPRQRNLKDIRQDPAPVITVHWGKQSGGASRLDLPVMK; encoded by the coding sequence GTGACCGCACTTCGCAGCATGATTGGTGCCGCCGCCGTGGCCGGTGTGCTGTGCGCCCCCACCGTGTCCATGGCGCAAAGCTATCCTGATGTGGTGCGCACGTCGGCCTATGTGTCGGTGCGTGATGGCACGCGGCTGGCGGTCAACATCTATCGCCCGGCCAAGGGCGATGTGGCCGAAACGGCGCGTTTGCCGGTGATCTTCTCGTTCAGCCCCTATCGCGCGCGCTATGTCGAAAAGGACGGCAAGGTGGTGGAACTGGCGCTGGGCGACCGGCTGGCGCTGCGTTCACTGATCCGCGCAGGCTATGTCGTCGCCACCGCCGACATTCGCGGCAAGGGCGCATCGTTCGGCCACCGTCGCGGCTTTCAGGACCGGACCGAGGCGCGCGACGGTTACGATCTGGTGGAATGGCTGGCCAAACAGCCGTTCGCCACGGGCAAGGTTGGCATGATCGGCTGTTCGTATCTGGGCGGCACCACGTTCCAGACCGCCACCACTGCGCCGCCATCGCTGAAAGCGGTGTTCGTGGGCGCGTCCGACCTTGATAAATATGCCTTTGTCCGACGCGGCGGTATTCCGGCGCAGTTCAACACCCGGCCCGATGAACCCGCCGAAGTGGACCTTGCCAGCGTGCCGGTGGACGCAGACGCGGATGGCGCGATGCTGAAGGCCGCCGTGGCGCAACATGCCGCCAACACCCCCATGGCAGGCCTGTGGTATGGCATGCCCCACCGCGACAGCGTTTCATCCTTCACCGGCAATGCCTTCTGGGAAGAAGTGGGCGTCTACAACTATCTGGATGCCATCCGTAAAAGCGGCGTGGCCACCTATTTCTGGAGCAACTGGCAGGACGAACCCACCGCGCAATCCGTGTTAAGCGCGGCCAATCTGCCGGGGGCAAAGTTCCTTGCCGGGCCGGGCAGCCATTGCGTGCCGCCGCCGGGGTTTGACTTTGCCGGCGAGGTGACGCGCTATTTCGACCACTATCTGAAGGGCGCGGCCAACGGCATCGACAAGGCTCCGCGCGCCACATACTGGCTGGAAGGGCTGGACGGTAAAGGCGGCTACGTGCGTTCAGCCCTGCTGCCGGGTGAGGGTGCAAAGCCGCTGTCATGGTATCCGGGCGCGGGGCGCAGCGGCACGGCGCGGTCGGCCAACGATGGCGTGCTGACAGCGACGGCTAACGGCGCGGGCGCAGACAGCTTTGCCGTCAACTATACCCTGCCAGACCCCGAATACTTCGCCTTCTGGGCGCAGCCGATGGACGACAAGGGGTTGAGCTATACCTCGGCCCCGTTGGGCAAACCGCTGAAACTGGTGGGCTTTCCCATCGCGCGGCTGACCGTTTCGGCAGACCGCAGCGACGCCAATGTCTTCGTCTATCTCGATCAGGTGGATAATGCTGGCAAGGCCGAAGTGGTGGCTTTCGGGCGGTTGGCGCTGTCACACCGCAAGGAAGGCAAGGCCCCTTATCAGACGCTGGGCTTGCCCTATCATTCAGGGCTGGGCGCCGATGTCGCGCCGGTGCGGCCGGGCGAGAAGGTGCGGCTGAACATCGACATGACGCCGATTTCGCGGATCGTGCCCAAGGGCGCGCGGCTGCGGCTGACGGTAACCGGCGCAGACCCGCGCCAGCGCAATCTGAAAGACATCCGCCAGGACCCGGCACCGGTCATCACGGTGCATTGGGGCAAGCAGTCTGGCGGTGCGTCACGGCTTGATCTGCCGGTGATGAAGTAA